The following coding sequences lie in one Takifugu flavidus isolate HTHZ2018 chromosome 4, ASM371156v2, whole genome shotgun sequence genomic window:
- the cd8b gene encoding uncharacterized protein cd8b, whose amino-acid sequence MARTGAGTTMILLTLAWTLLTASQASDPNVILSQEMLAALYPKLLSNGTVPCDCRNVQCDSVYWFRTVLATSQVQFLGRLNNANIPTYGDGVNKARFLFKRKTKTSFMLNIIKVTEEDTGIYSCVLTDRKNTEVWKSGILLLPGVIPPTLPPTTTTKAPIKSICRCSSRANGCSSLVLWPLVGILAALALTLICTLYYFSRLPKKCRHRFVKKRLLT is encoded by the exons ATGGCTCGCACAGGCGCCGGCACCACAATGATCCTGCTGACCCTGGCGTGGACCCTGCTGACGGCATCGCAGGCGTCAG ATCCAAACGTCATCCTGTCTCAAGAAATGCTAGCAGCTCTTTACCCCAAGCTCCTCAGCAACGGCACCGTCCCCTGTGACTGCCGGAACGTCCAATGCGACTCCGTCTACTGGTTCCGCACCGTCCTCGCTACCAGCCAAGTGCAGTTCCTGGGTCGGCTGAACAACGCTAACATTCCCACCTACGGGGACGGCGTGAACAAAGCACGGTTCTTATTTAAAAGGAAGACCAAGACGTCGTTTATGTTGAACATCATCAAGGTGACGGAGGAGGACACGGGGATTTACTCGTGCGTCCTGACGGACAGGAAGAACACAGAAGTGTGGAAGTCTGGGATCCTTCTGCTACCGGGAG TGATCCCACCAACCTTACCTCCAACCACCACAACCAAAGCGCCCATCAAGTCCATCTGTCGCTGCTCATCTCGGG CAAATGGATGCAGCTCCCTGGTTCTGTGGCCTTTGGTGGGAATTTTGGCAGCTTTAGCTTTGACGCTCATCTGCACGCTGTACTACTTCAGCC GGCTGCCTAAAAAATGTCGACACCGTTTTGTGAA AAAAAGGCTGCTGACCTAA
- the zmat1 gene encoding zinc finger matrin-type protein 1 isoform X4, with the protein MDDSKVCTPLLAESDAQKNTSNSSYKGSVTDADKVIITNTDSIKVEGVKRDEDLLKGLLADDYCHVCEAVLLFESQRLSHYEGKKHAQRVRVYLQAKRAERTKQEDAGAQRTMTTDKDHFCKLCSMMFSSPVVATSHYEGKVHARNIRKQERRSETSPAEDTVSRSAQEGSAELPDPPVSTSSPNTEVNTKDPNKYCSLCAVSFNNPHMALQHYNGRKHQRNLSRQELLKGVEDHIKQAGLVCQICSVQLNSVEMYQAHMQGNKHLRRQKKVVDLCNTQQVYETFADELSDYIQIQKAQGINPRPPALPSKDTQQEEEKEKSVGEDVDSRADNVEVTNSVPNVSRKYNSPHLSLTGCHSPAERSPPPHLDRSGSFYSLDYSSGPPLPFMRRKRRKPSSSSASSSSSYSSGASDSEDTKYRDRKRRERTKRPRCEESEKVKGRKWFGREKQRDSEERGRKTRKNHSRQRGQDRKCQVEDAEPVPREREMDSLKLDYVTSNHKDTEQEGGEMDESSGHKNRKEKKRARGKVDTRTEEERLWDVSILGF; encoded by the exons ATGGACGATTCCAAAGTCTGCACCCCGCTGCTTGCGGAGTCAGACGCTCAAAAAAACACCAGCAATTCCTCTTACAAGGGTTCTGTCACAGATGCTGACAAAGTAATAATCACTAACACAGATAGCATCAAGGTTGAAG GAGTGAAGCGTGATGAAGACCTCCTGAAGGGCCTCCTCGCTGACGACTACTGCCACGTGTGCGAAGCTGTGCTCCTCTTTGAGTCCCAGCGACTTTCCCATTATGAG GGTAAAAAACACGCTCAGAGGGTCCGGGTGTACCTGCAGGCCAAGAGAGCTGAAAGGACAAAGCAAGAAGACGCAGGAGCTCAG CGGACCATGACAACAGATAAAGACCACTTCTGCAAGCTGTGCAGCATGATGTTCAGTTCCCCCGTGGTGGCAACGTCACACTATGAGGGCAAAGTCCACGCAAGGAACATTCGTAAACAAG AGAGGCGCTCAGAAACTTCACCGGCCGAAGATACGGTCAGCAGATCAGCCCAGGAGGGCAGCGCGGAGCTGCCGGACCCACCCGTGTCCACATCGTCTCCCAACACAGAGGTCAACACCAAGGACCCGAACAAGTACTGTTCCCTGTGCGCCGTCTCCTTCAATAACCCCCACATGGCCCTCCAGCACTACAATGGACGCAAACATCAGAGGAACCTGAGCAGGCAGGAGTTGCTGAAGGGAGTCGAAGACCACATCAAACAAG CCGGCCTGGTGTGCCAGATATGTAGTGTGCAGTTGAATTCGGTGGAGATGTACCAGGCCCACAtgcaaggaaacaaacacctgCGCAG GCAGAAGAAGGTGGTCGACCTCTGCAACACCCAGCAGGTCTACGAGACGTTTGCAGACGAGCTGTCAGATTACATCCAGATTCAGAAAGCTCAAGGAATAAACCCGagacctccagctcttccttccAAAGACacgcagcaggaggaggagaaggagaagagtgTGGGCGAGGATGTGGACAGCAGGGCAGATAACGTAGAAGTGACCAATTCTGTGCCCAACGTCTCTCGGAAGTATAattctcctcacctctccctcacTGGCTGTCACAGCCCAGCTGAACGAAGTccccctccacatctggaccGTTCCGGCTCATTCTACAGTTTGGACTACAGCTCAGGTCCCCCGCTGCCTTTCATGAGAAGGAAGCGCAGgaaaccctcctcttcctctgcctcctcctcatcctcttacAGCAGTGGCGCGAGTGACAGCGAAGACACCAAatacagagacaggaagagaagggagaggacgaAGAGGCCAAGGTGTGAGGAATCTGAGAAGGTAaaaggcaggaagtggtttggcagggaaaaacagagggattcagaggagagggggaggaaaacaaggaaaaatcacagcaggcagagaggacaggacaggaagtgtcaggTGGAGGACGCTGAGCCTGTCCCAAGGGAAAGAGAGATGGACAGCCTCAAGTTGGATTATGTGACATCGAATCACAAAGACACCGAACAGGAGGGCGGAGAGATGGACGAGTCCAGcggacacaaaaacaggaaggagaagaagagagcgaGGGGGAAAGTGGACacaaggacagaggaggagagactgTGGGACGTCTCCATCCTGGGCTTTTAA
- the zmat1 gene encoding zinc finger matrin-type protein 1 isoform X3 translates to MDDSKVCTPLLAESDAQKNTSNSSYKGSVTDADKVIITNTDSIKVEGVKRDEDLLKGLLADDYCHVCEAVLLFESQRLSHYEGKKHAQRVRVYLQAKRAERTKQEDAGAQRTMTTDKDHFCKLCSMMFSSPVVATSHYEGKVHARNIRKQGLETSERRSETSPAEDTVSRSAQEGSAELPDPPVSTSSPNTEVNTKDPNKYCSLCAVSFNNPHMALQHYNGRKHQRNLSRQELLKGVEDHIKQAGLVCQICSVQLNSVEMYQAHMQGNKHLRRQKKVVDLCNTQQVYETFADELSDYIQIQKAQGINPRPPALPSKDTQQEEEKEKSVGEDVDSRADNVEVTNSVPNVSRKYNSPHLSLTGCHSPAERSPPPHLDRSGSFYSLDYSSGPPLPFMRRKRRKPSSSSASSSSSYSSGASDSEDTKYRDRKRRERTKRPRCEESEKVKGRKWFGREKQRDSEERGRKTRKNHSRQRGQDRKCQVEDAEPVPREREMDSLKLDYVTSNHKDTEQEGGEMDESSGHKNRKEKKRARGKVDTRTEEERLWDVSILGF, encoded by the exons ATGGACGATTCCAAAGTCTGCACCCCGCTGCTTGCGGAGTCAGACGCTCAAAAAAACACCAGCAATTCCTCTTACAAGGGTTCTGTCACAGATGCTGACAAAGTAATAATCACTAACACAGATAGCATCAAGGTTGAAG GAGTGAAGCGTGATGAAGACCTCCTGAAGGGCCTCCTCGCTGACGACTACTGCCACGTGTGCGAAGCTGTGCTCCTCTTTGAGTCCCAGCGACTTTCCCATTATGAG GGTAAAAAACACGCTCAGAGGGTCCGGGTGTACCTGCAGGCCAAGAGAGCTGAAAGGACAAAGCAAGAAGACGCAGGAGCTCAG CGGACCATGACAACAGATAAAGACCACTTCTGCAAGCTGTGCAGCATGATGTTCAGTTCCCCCGTGGTGGCAACGTCACACTATGAGGGCAAAGTCCACGCAAGGAACATTCGTAAACAAGGTCTCGAGACCTCGG AGAGGCGCTCAGAAACTTCACCGGCCGAAGATACGGTCAGCAGATCAGCCCAGGAGGGCAGCGCGGAGCTGCCGGACCCACCCGTGTCCACATCGTCTCCCAACACAGAGGTCAACACCAAGGACCCGAACAAGTACTGTTCCCTGTGCGCCGTCTCCTTCAATAACCCCCACATGGCCCTCCAGCACTACAATGGACGCAAACATCAGAGGAACCTGAGCAGGCAGGAGTTGCTGAAGGGAGTCGAAGACCACATCAAACAAG CCGGCCTGGTGTGCCAGATATGTAGTGTGCAGTTGAATTCGGTGGAGATGTACCAGGCCCACAtgcaaggaaacaaacacctgCGCAG GCAGAAGAAGGTGGTCGACCTCTGCAACACCCAGCAGGTCTACGAGACGTTTGCAGACGAGCTGTCAGATTACATCCAGATTCAGAAAGCTCAAGGAATAAACCCGagacctccagctcttccttccAAAGACacgcagcaggaggaggagaaggagaagagtgTGGGCGAGGATGTGGACAGCAGGGCAGATAACGTAGAAGTGACCAATTCTGTGCCCAACGTCTCTCGGAAGTATAattctcctcacctctccctcacTGGCTGTCACAGCCCAGCTGAACGAAGTccccctccacatctggaccGTTCCGGCTCATTCTACAGTTTGGACTACAGCTCAGGTCCCCCGCTGCCTTTCATGAGAAGGAAGCGCAGgaaaccctcctcttcctctgcctcctcctcatcctcttacAGCAGTGGCGCGAGTGACAGCGAAGACACCAAatacagagacaggaagagaagggagaggacgaAGAGGCCAAGGTGTGAGGAATCTGAGAAGGTAaaaggcaggaagtggtttggcagggaaaaacagagggattcagaggagagggggaggaaaacaaggaaaaatcacagcaggcagagaggacaggacaggaagtgtcaggTGGAGGACGCTGAGCCTGTCCCAAGGGAAAGAGAGATGGACAGCCTCAAGTTGGATTATGTGACATCGAATCACAAAGACACCGAACAGGAGGGCGGAGAGATGGACGAGTCCAGcggacacaaaaacaggaaggagaagaagagagcgaGGGGGAAAGTGGACacaaggacagaggaggagagactgTGGGACGTCTCCATCCTGGGCTTTTAA
- the zmat1 gene encoding zinc finger matrin-type protein 1 isoform X2 — translation MDDSKVCTPLLAESDAQKNTSNSSYKGSVTDADKVIITNTDSIKVEGVKRDEDLLKGLLADDYCHVCEAVLLFESQRLSHYEGKKHAQRVRVYLQAKRAERTKQEDAGAQVTVHVKRTMTTDKDHFCKLCSMMFSSPVVATSHYEGKVHARNIRKQERRSETSPAEDTVSRSAQEGSAELPDPPVSTSSPNTEVNTKDPNKYCSLCAVSFNNPHMALQHYNGRKHQRNLSRQELLKGVEDHIKQAGLVCQICSVQLNSVEMYQAHMQGNKHLRRQKKVVDLCNTQQVYETFADELSDYIQIQKAQGINPRPPALPSKDTQQEEEKEKSVGEDVDSRADNVEVTNSVPNVSRKYNSPHLSLTGCHSPAERSPPPHLDRSGSFYSLDYSSGPPLPFMRRKRRKPSSSSASSSSSYSSGASDSEDTKYRDRKRRERTKRPRCEESEKVKGRKWFGREKQRDSEERGRKTRKNHSRQRGQDRKCQVEDAEPVPREREMDSLKLDYVTSNHKDTEQEGGEMDESSGHKNRKEKKRARGKVDTRTEEERLWDVSILGF, via the exons ATGGACGATTCCAAAGTCTGCACCCCGCTGCTTGCGGAGTCAGACGCTCAAAAAAACACCAGCAATTCCTCTTACAAGGGTTCTGTCACAGATGCTGACAAAGTAATAATCACTAACACAGATAGCATCAAGGTTGAAG GAGTGAAGCGTGATGAAGACCTCCTGAAGGGCCTCCTCGCTGACGACTACTGCCACGTGTGCGAAGCTGTGCTCCTCTTTGAGTCCCAGCGACTTTCCCATTATGAG GGTAAAAAACACGCTCAGAGGGTCCGGGTGTACCTGCAGGCCAAGAGAGCTGAAAGGACAAAGCAAGAAGACGCAGGAGCTCAGGTTACTGTTCACGTAAAG CGGACCATGACAACAGATAAAGACCACTTCTGCAAGCTGTGCAGCATGATGTTCAGTTCCCCCGTGGTGGCAACGTCACACTATGAGGGCAAAGTCCACGCAAGGAACATTCGTAAACAAG AGAGGCGCTCAGAAACTTCACCGGCCGAAGATACGGTCAGCAGATCAGCCCAGGAGGGCAGCGCGGAGCTGCCGGACCCACCCGTGTCCACATCGTCTCCCAACACAGAGGTCAACACCAAGGACCCGAACAAGTACTGTTCCCTGTGCGCCGTCTCCTTCAATAACCCCCACATGGCCCTCCAGCACTACAATGGACGCAAACATCAGAGGAACCTGAGCAGGCAGGAGTTGCTGAAGGGAGTCGAAGACCACATCAAACAAG CCGGCCTGGTGTGCCAGATATGTAGTGTGCAGTTGAATTCGGTGGAGATGTACCAGGCCCACAtgcaaggaaacaaacacctgCGCAG GCAGAAGAAGGTGGTCGACCTCTGCAACACCCAGCAGGTCTACGAGACGTTTGCAGACGAGCTGTCAGATTACATCCAGATTCAGAAAGCTCAAGGAATAAACCCGagacctccagctcttccttccAAAGACacgcagcaggaggaggagaaggagaagagtgTGGGCGAGGATGTGGACAGCAGGGCAGATAACGTAGAAGTGACCAATTCTGTGCCCAACGTCTCTCGGAAGTATAattctcctcacctctccctcacTGGCTGTCACAGCCCAGCTGAACGAAGTccccctccacatctggaccGTTCCGGCTCATTCTACAGTTTGGACTACAGCTCAGGTCCCCCGCTGCCTTTCATGAGAAGGAAGCGCAGgaaaccctcctcttcctctgcctcctcctcatcctcttacAGCAGTGGCGCGAGTGACAGCGAAGACACCAAatacagagacaggaagagaagggagaggacgaAGAGGCCAAGGTGTGAGGAATCTGAGAAGGTAaaaggcaggaagtggtttggcagggaaaaacagagggattcagaggagagggggaggaaaacaaggaaaaatcacagcaggcagagaggacaggacaggaagtgtcaggTGGAGGACGCTGAGCCTGTCCCAAGGGAAAGAGAGATGGACAGCCTCAAGTTGGATTATGTGACATCGAATCACAAAGACACCGAACAGGAGGGCGGAGAGATGGACGAGTCCAGcggacacaaaaacaggaaggagaagaagagagcgaGGGGGAAAGTGGACacaaggacagaggaggagagactgTGGGACGTCTCCATCCTGGGCTTTTAA
- the zmat1 gene encoding zinc finger matrin-type protein 1 isoform X1, which produces MDDSKVCTPLLAESDAQKNTSNSSYKGSVTDADKVIITNTDSIKVEGVKRDEDLLKGLLADDYCHVCEAVLLFESQRLSHYEGKKHAQRVRVYLQAKRAERTKQEDAGAQVTVHVKRTMTTDKDHFCKLCSMMFSSPVVATSHYEGKVHARNIRKQGLETSERRSETSPAEDTVSRSAQEGSAELPDPPVSTSSPNTEVNTKDPNKYCSLCAVSFNNPHMALQHYNGRKHQRNLSRQELLKGVEDHIKQAGLVCQICSVQLNSVEMYQAHMQGNKHLRRQKKVVDLCNTQQVYETFADELSDYIQIQKAQGINPRPPALPSKDTQQEEEKEKSVGEDVDSRADNVEVTNSVPNVSRKYNSPHLSLTGCHSPAERSPPPHLDRSGSFYSLDYSSGPPLPFMRRKRRKPSSSSASSSSSYSSGASDSEDTKYRDRKRRERTKRPRCEESEKVKGRKWFGREKQRDSEERGRKTRKNHSRQRGQDRKCQVEDAEPVPREREMDSLKLDYVTSNHKDTEQEGGEMDESSGHKNRKEKKRARGKVDTRTEEERLWDVSILGF; this is translated from the exons ATGGACGATTCCAAAGTCTGCACCCCGCTGCTTGCGGAGTCAGACGCTCAAAAAAACACCAGCAATTCCTCTTACAAGGGTTCTGTCACAGATGCTGACAAAGTAATAATCACTAACACAGATAGCATCAAGGTTGAAG GAGTGAAGCGTGATGAAGACCTCCTGAAGGGCCTCCTCGCTGACGACTACTGCCACGTGTGCGAAGCTGTGCTCCTCTTTGAGTCCCAGCGACTTTCCCATTATGAG GGTAAAAAACACGCTCAGAGGGTCCGGGTGTACCTGCAGGCCAAGAGAGCTGAAAGGACAAAGCAAGAAGACGCAGGAGCTCAGGTTACTGTTCACGTAAAG CGGACCATGACAACAGATAAAGACCACTTCTGCAAGCTGTGCAGCATGATGTTCAGTTCCCCCGTGGTGGCAACGTCACACTATGAGGGCAAAGTCCACGCAAGGAACATTCGTAAACAAGGTCTCGAGACCTCGG AGAGGCGCTCAGAAACTTCACCGGCCGAAGATACGGTCAGCAGATCAGCCCAGGAGGGCAGCGCGGAGCTGCCGGACCCACCCGTGTCCACATCGTCTCCCAACACAGAGGTCAACACCAAGGACCCGAACAAGTACTGTTCCCTGTGCGCCGTCTCCTTCAATAACCCCCACATGGCCCTCCAGCACTACAATGGACGCAAACATCAGAGGAACCTGAGCAGGCAGGAGTTGCTGAAGGGAGTCGAAGACCACATCAAACAAG CCGGCCTGGTGTGCCAGATATGTAGTGTGCAGTTGAATTCGGTGGAGATGTACCAGGCCCACAtgcaaggaaacaaacacctgCGCAG GCAGAAGAAGGTGGTCGACCTCTGCAACACCCAGCAGGTCTACGAGACGTTTGCAGACGAGCTGTCAGATTACATCCAGATTCAGAAAGCTCAAGGAATAAACCCGagacctccagctcttccttccAAAGACacgcagcaggaggaggagaaggagaagagtgTGGGCGAGGATGTGGACAGCAGGGCAGATAACGTAGAAGTGACCAATTCTGTGCCCAACGTCTCTCGGAAGTATAattctcctcacctctccctcacTGGCTGTCACAGCCCAGCTGAACGAAGTccccctccacatctggaccGTTCCGGCTCATTCTACAGTTTGGACTACAGCTCAGGTCCCCCGCTGCCTTTCATGAGAAGGAAGCGCAGgaaaccctcctcttcctctgcctcctcctcatcctcttacAGCAGTGGCGCGAGTGACAGCGAAGACACCAAatacagagacaggaagagaagggagaggacgaAGAGGCCAAGGTGTGAGGAATCTGAGAAGGTAaaaggcaggaagtggtttggcagggaaaaacagagggattcagaggagagggggaggaaaacaaggaaaaatcacagcaggcagagaggacaggacaggaagtgtcaggTGGAGGACGCTGAGCCTGTCCCAAGGGAAAGAGAGATGGACAGCCTCAAGTTGGATTATGTGACATCGAATCACAAAGACACCGAACAGGAGGGCGGAGAGATGGACGAGTCCAGcggacacaaaaacaggaaggagaagaagagagcgaGGGGGAAAGTGGACacaaggacagaggaggagagactgTGGGACGTCTCCATCCTGGGCTTTTAA
- the gnrh2 gene encoding progonadoliberin-2 produces MRVPGLLLLLGLLLCTGAHLSNGQHWSHGWYPGGKRELDPFNPSEISEEIKLCEAGECSYLRPQRRNVLRNFLLDALTRELQKRK; encoded by the exons ATGCGTGTGCCTgggctgcttttgctgcttgGCCTGCTTCTATGCACAGGAGCTCACCTGTCCAACGGCCAGCACTGGTCCCACGGGTGGTATCCGGGGGGCAAAAGGGAACTGGACCCTTTCAACCCCTCAGAG ATTTCAGAGGAGATTAAACTCTGTGAAGCAGGAGAATGCAGCTACTTGAGGCCCCAGAGGAGGAACGTTCTAAGGAATTTTCTT CTGGATGCCTTAACCAGagagctccagaaaaggaaatga